Part of the Brevibacillus brevis genome is shown below.
ACAGCTACCGTAAAGGAGCTGGGACGTGAGATCGATCACGTCATCAACATCAACGTTCGTCGGGAACTGCTGATTGAACGTCTGACTGGTCGCTGGATCTGCCCAGTATGCGGGGCTAGCTATCATACGATGTTCAACCCTCCAAAAGAGGCGGGCGTGTGTGACAAAGATGGCGGCAAGTTGTATCAGCGTGACGATGACAAGCCGGAAGTGGTTGCACAACGTCTGGATGTCAACATCGCTCAAACACAACCGCTCATCGATTATTACTCCGCTCAGGGGCTCCTGCGAGATATCAATGGGGAACAAGATATCCAGGTCGTGTTTGCGGAAATTAAGTCGTTGCTAAGAGGGTAATTGCCGAATGATTATCCTGAAGTCGAAAGCAGAGCTTGAGGTTATGCGCGAAGCTGGTCGTATCGTCGCACTCACCCATCAAGAACTGGCCAAGGCGATCAAGCCTGGTGTCACGACGAAGCAATTGGACGAAATTGCCGAGACGTTTATCCGTAGCATGGGAGCAATTCCATCGTTTAAAGGCTACGGTGGCTTTCCAGGAAGTATCTGTGCTTCAGTCAATGAAGAACTCGTACACGGGATCCCAGGAAAACGTACGTTGCAAGAAGGAGACATCATCAGTTTGGACATTGGTGCCCAGTTTCAGGGCTTCCATGGAGACTCCGCTTGGACGTATCCGGTTGGCACGATTTCCACAGAAAATCAGAATCTCTTGCGAGTGACAGAAGAGTCGCTGTACAAGGGGCTTGAAAAAGCCGTACCGGGTGCACGGTTGTCTGATATCTCTCATGCGATTCAGGTTCATGCAGAAGCTGCCGGCTTCACTCTCGTTCGCGAGTATGTGGGGCATGGGATTGGGCAAAACTTGCACGAAGATCCGCAGGTTCCGAACTACGGGCCTCCCGATCGAGGTCCACGGTTGAAACCGGGCATGGTGTTGGCAATTGAGCCAATGGTAAATGCCGGCGAACGTTATGTCCGCACATTGGAGGACAATTGGACGGTAGTAACAGTGGATCGGAAAACATGTGCTCATTTTGAACACACCATCGCGATTACGGAAGATGGCTATGAGATTTTTACACGGGCGTAAACGGGAATTCCTTGGATTGGGATTGTCGTCCAACGTGTCGACGATAAGTTCGTTGTGTGATCATTTCGCAAAACTCATGGTCTGACTGAAGAGCAGAAGAAAGGAGAGTTTACCATGGCAAAAGATGATGTAATTGAGGTGGAAGGTACGGTAATCGAGCCTTTGCCGAATGCTATGTTTCGGGTAGAATTGGAGAATGGACACAAGATCCTTGCTCACGTCTCCGGAAAAATCCGCATGCACTTTATCCGTATCCTGCCTGGGGATAAAGTAACTGTTGAACTGTCGCCGTACGACTTGACCCGCGGTCGTATTACGTACCGCTATAAATAGTAAGCAAAACCCCTAGAAAAGGGAGGCAAGAACCATGAAAGTGAGACCTTCGGTTAAACCGATCTGCGAGAAATGCAAGGTTATCCGTCGTAAAGGTAACGTAATGGTTATTTGTGAAAATCCTAAGCATAAGCAAAAACAAGGGTAAACAAGGAGGTGCTTTTTACACATGGCACGTATTGCAGGCGTTGACTTGCCGCGTGAAAAACGCGTTGAAGTCGCTCTTACCTACATCTTTGGTATTGGCCGCCCCACGTCTCAAAAAATTCTGTCCGCCACTGGCGTAGATGTGAACACTCGCGTTCGTGATCTGACAGAAGACGAAGTTGCAAAACTTCGTGAGTACATCGACAAAACCGTGAAGGTGGAAGGCGATCTCCGCCGTGAGATTTCCTTGAACATCAAGCGCCTGATGGAAATCGGCTGCTTCCGCGGTATCCGTCACCGTCGTGGACTCCCTGTTCGCGGTCAACGTACTAAAACAAATGCTCGTACGCGCAAAGGCCCACGCCGTACAGTAGCAAACAAGAAGAAGTAAAGGAGGGTAATCTGACATGGCGAAAAGAAAACAGGCTACAGCTACTCGTACCCGTCGTCGCGATCGCAAAAATGTGGAAGTCGGCGTAGCACACATCCGCTCCACGTTTAACAACACGATCGTAACCATCACCGATCCACACGGAAATGCGATCTCTTGGTCCAGTGCTGGTGCCCTCGGCTTCAAGGGCTCCCGCAAAAGCACTCCGTTTGCTGCGCAAATGGCTGCTGAAGCGGCTGCTCGTGTGGCAATGGAGCACGGCATGCGCTCTTGCGAAGTGTCCGTAAAAGGACCGGGCGCTGGTCGTGAAGCTGCGATCCGTTCCCTGCAAGCCGCTGGTCTTGAAGTGAACATGATCAAAGACGTGACGCCAATTCCGCACAACGGTTGCCGTCCACCAAAACGTCGCCGCGTGTAACTGGTTTATATTGTTCAGAACATGTCCATACTAGAATGGTAAATTCTGATTTATAGCTTGTCATGCACGCAAACGGTAAACCGCCGGGGAAATTCCTGAGTGGGCACGTATGCGGCCCACCCAAGGATTTCGACGTTTTGAAGGAGGGTTTGTTTAATGATAGAAATAGAAAAACCGAAAATCGAGGTTGTGGAAGTTAGCGACGACAACTCGTATGGTAAGTTTGTGGTAGAACCTCTGGAGCGTGGCTACGGTACTACCCTCGGCAACTCGCTTCGACGGATTCTCCTTTCGTCCTTGCCAGGCGCAGCAGTTCGTACCGTGCAAATCGACGGGGTTCTTCACGAATTCTCTACGGTTGAAGGCGTCGTTGAAGATGTAACCGAGATCATCCTGAACATCAAAGGCTTGGCGCTGAAGATCCATTCCGATGAAGAAAAAGTAATCGAGATCGATGCAGAAGGCGAAGGCGTTGTCAAAGCGGGGGATATCCGTGCTGACAGTGATGTGGAGGTCTTAAACCCTGATCTTCATATTGCAACGTTGGCCAATGGCGGCCGTCTGCACATCCGCATGACAGCTGGACGTGGTCGTGGTTATGTTCAATCTGATGGAAACAAATCGGAAGACCTGCCAATTGGTGTGATTCCGATCGATTCGATCTACACGCCGATCAAGCGCGTCAACTATCAAGTGGAAAACACCCGTGTAGGGCAAATGACCAACTATGACAAGTTGACCCTTGAGGTTTGGGCAAACGGCAGCATTAGTCCGGAAGAAGCCGTGAGTCTCGGCGCCAAAATCATGACGGAGCACCTGAACCTGTTCGTCGGTCTGACCGATGAGGCGAAAGATGCGGAAATCATGGTGGAAAAGGAAGAAGACAAGAAAGAGAAAGTGCTCGAGATGACGATCGAAGAACTGGATCTTTCTGTTCGTTCCTACAACTGCTTGAAGCGTGCCGGCATCAACACCGTGCAAGAGCTCACGCAGAAGACCGAAGAGGACATGATGAAAGTGCGCAACCTGGGACGCAAATCTCTGGAAGAGGTACAAGAAAAGTTGGCTGAGTTGGGACTGTCCCTCCGCAGCGACGACTAGAGACATAAGTCACCCTAGGGCACGCTCTGTTCTCTCGAGTACATCCCCAGACCAGGGGATTACAGATCTGGCATCGCAGCTGCAGAGCGATCTGCGAGCGCGGCCAGCTTGAAAAAGGAGGTAAGAACATGGCATACCGTAAATTGGGTCGTCGTAGCGATGCTCGTAAAGCGCTGTTCCGCGACTTGGTAACTGACCTGATCATCAACGAGCGCATCGAAACTACGGAGATGAAGGCGAAAGAACTGCGCCCAATCGCTGAAAAAATGATTACGCTCGCGAAACGTGGCGATCTGCACGCTCGTCGTCAAGTAGCTGCTTTTGTTCGTAAAGAAGTGGCAAACGCTGAAGGACGCGATGCAGTTCAAAAACTGTTCGATGAACTCGCTCCTCGTTTTAAAGAGCGCAACGGCGGATACACTCGTATCCTGAAAGCCGGCCCTCGCCGCGGCGACGCTGCTCCGATGGCGTACATCGAATTCGTGTAAGAGGTTCATACAAACTGGTCGTTTCACCACGGACCAGGGACTCGTTCTCTGGCCTGGAAAACAACCGCGAAAAGGGTGGGGGCAGATCTGGTCATAGGCTGGACTCTGATTCAACCCTTTTTTCCTTTATGGAGAGAAGTGTAGCTTCACCCTTTCGCTGCTCATATCCCTGTGAAGGCTGGGGAGGATGTGAACGCCTCATGAATGAGGAGAGCTTGCTGGCATTTCGCGATGTATCCTTTTCGTACGACGGTGACGAGGGTCAGCGGGTACCGGTCCTCAAAAGCGTGGACCTGACGTTTGAAAAAGGCTCGTTTGTTTCCGTGCTCGGGCACAATGGATCGGGCAAATCTACGCTGGCAAAGCTGATGAACGCCCTGCTATTGCCGGAGGATGGCGTGGTACTGGTCAGCGGTTTCGATACCAAAGACGGAGAAGTGCTGTGGGAAATCCGCCGCCACGTCGGGATGGTCTTTCAAAACCCGGACAACCAGATTGTCGGAGCCACGGTCGAGGATGATGTGGCGTTTGGCCTGGAAAACATGGGGGTAGACCCGCAGGAGATGCGCAGACGGATTGACGATGCGTTGCAGTCTGTCGGCATGGAGAAGTATTTGCTGGCACAGCCGCATCGCTTGTCCGGAGGGCAGAAGCAGCGGGTAGCCATCGCGGGCATCATGGCGATGAGACCGTCTGTAATCATCTTGGATGAGGCGACAGCCATGCTCGATCCGCAGGGCAGACAGGAAGTCATGCTCCTCGCACGCCGTCTCAATCAAGAAGAGGGCATCACAATCATCAACATTACCCATTTTCCCGAAGAGGCGGTCTACTCCGATCGGGTGACGGTTATGAATGCGGGAGAAGTCCTGATGGAGGGTTCGCCGCAGGAAGTATTCAGTCAGGTGGATCGGCTTTGGGCGGCTGGGCTGGACGTTCCATTCGCAGTGCGGGTGCGTCATGCTTTGGCAGCCAAAGGAATCGATCTACCATTTGTACTGCACCAAGAGGAGCTGGTGGAGCACGTATGCAGATTACTTTTGACCAAGTAAGCCACATCTACGGCAAAGGAACGCCGTTTGAACGGCTTGCGTTGAAAGAGGTTTCCTTGACGATTCCGTCAGGTTCCTTTGTTGGCATTATCGGGCAAACCGGCTCCGGGAAATCGACCTTGATCCAGCATTTGAACGGGCTGCTTTCCCCGTCATCGGGCCGGATCGTTTTGGGAGATGTGGTGATTACCCCTACCCAGCGACTCCCCCATGCCAGACGACGAGATATCGGCCTAGTGTTTCAATACCCCGAGCACCAGCTGTTCGAAGAGACTGTAGCCAAAGACGTCTCCTTTGGCCCGCTCAATTTTGACTTGCCTGCGGAAATGGTCGAATCGCGGACACGAGAGTCGTTGGAGGTCGTCGGACTCGATTACGATACAGTCAAAGACCGCTCCCCCTTTCAGCTGAGCGGCGGGCAAATGAGGCGTGTTGCCATCGCGGGCGTTTTGGCCATGCAGCCGAAAGTGCTGGTGCTGGATGAACCGACGGCTGGACTGGATCCTGCCGGTCGCAAGGCAATCCTGGAAGGGATTCATCGCATTCATCGACAGCAGGGCTTGACCACGCTTTTGGTTACGCACAGCATGGAGGAAGCTGCCCGCTATGCCGATTACTTGCTCGTCATGTCGGCGGGACAAGTTGTACTGCAGGGGACGCCCGGCGAGGTGTTCACGCAGGCAGACCTGTTGAAAAAGCTTTCTCTCGATGTGCCGGAGACGGTCGCGATGGTTTCCCAGATGAATCAATGCTTGCCGGAAGACGAACAGCTGCCCCGATCTCTTTATCGCGAGGAAGCGCTGATCGACCATTTGCTTACGCGGCTTTCCGTGCTGAAGGAGGGCTAGGCATGCTGCAAAATATTGCGATAGGGCAATACGTGCCGGGACAGTCCTTTATCCATCGGACCGATCCGCGGAGCAAGCTGCTCTTTATCATCCTTTTTGCGACATTGGTATTTTTGGCGAACAATACGGTGACCTACGCGGTTCTTGTTGCCTTTACCCTGCTGGTCGGGCTGCTCTCCCGCCTTTCCATCGGCTATATCTTGAAAAGCTTGAAGCCTGTATGGATCCTGATCCTGTTAACCGTGATTCTGCAGATTTTCATGACAAAGGGCGGGACCGTGTACTACCAGTGGGGCAGCTTCACGATCGAAGAAGAGGGTGTGCGGCAAGCCATCTTTATTTCCTTGCGTTTGGGGCTGCTCGTGCTGATCAGCTCTCTATTGACCCTCACGACCTCTCCGATCGATTTGACGGAAGGGCTCGAACGCTTGCTGGGGCCGTTTGGGCGCATTGGCGTACCCGTGCATGAGATTGCGCTTATGATGTCTATCGCGATCCGCTTTATTCCGACGCTCATGGAGGAGACGGACAAGATCATCAAGGCGCAGACAGCCAGAGGCGCCGATTTTAGCAGCGGCAACCTCGTGCGACGTGCGAAAAATTTGGTTCCAATCGCGATCCCGCTGTTTATCAGTGCCTTCCGCCGAGCCGAAGAGCTGGCATTGGCCATGGAGGCTCGAGGCTATCGGGGTGGCGTGGGGAGGACGCGGCTGAACAAGCTGGTCTTCTCCTGGAGAGATGGCTGTGTGGCGGCCGCAGGGGTGCTTCTGATGCTGGTGATAGGATGGTGGCGGTCTTGAGAAGGCTCAAATGCGTCGTAGCCTACGACGGGACTGATTTCAGCGGCTTTCAGGTGCAGCCGGACCAAGTGACGGTGCAGGGAGAGATTGAAGCCGCCTTGCAACGGATCACGGGAGAAGAGATTCAGATCGTCGGTTCAGGCCGGACCGATGCCGGCGTGCATGCGCGCGGGCAGGTGATTCACTTCGATACGGCCAGCAGCATTCCCCTGGAAAAATGGGGACTCGTGCTGAACAATCAGCTGCCGGATGCCATTGTCGTCCGGTCGGTAGAGGAAGCCGAATCGACCTTCCATGCCCGTTTTGACGTCCAGATCAAGGAATACCGCTATTGTATCGACAACAATCCTGTAGCAGACGTCTTTCGCCACCGCTATGCGGATCACGTGCGCTTTCCGCTGGATGTGGAGGCCATGCAAAGGGCTGCCCGCCATTTGGTTGGGGAGCATGACTTTACGTCCTTTTGCTCCGCCAAGACATACGTGGAAGACAAGGTACGCACCGTCTACGATTTGAAGGTGGAGCGTGAGGGAAGAGAAGTATGGGTGACGTGCCGAGGCAACGGCTTTTTGTACAACATGGTGCGGATCATTGTGGGAACATTGGTGGAAGTCGGACAAGGCAAGCGACTGCCTGACGAGCTGGTGGACATTCTGGCTGCACGAGATCGGGAAAGGGCCGGAAAGACAGCGCCGGCCAAAGGTCTGACGATGTGGGAAGTCGTCTATTGATCAGGTGAATTTCCAGTTAATAGACCAGACGGAGGCACTTGACTCTGACCCATCTCATGTAGTACGATAATCCTTGGTATTTTAACCCCGCTAGCCCCACTCTAGCCCCGGGATTGAAAGACAAGATCGTGGTATTCATGGAACACCTGGAAGAGTTGCTCACCCGTTACGAAGCAATGATCTTCCATTTGCAAGTTTCGGTTGTATTCGTTAGAAGTAAATGTGAATGTGTAAGGTAAGATACTTAGGAGGGACAAACATGCGTACCACATATATGGCGAAACCGCTCGAAGTTGAGCGTAAATGGTACATCGTTGACGCAGAAGGCCAAACGCTGGGCCGTCTGGCTAGCGAAGTAGCTTCGATCCTGCGCGGCAAACTGAAACCTGAATTTACTCCTCACGTTGATGCTGGCGATTTCGTAATCGTAATCAACGCTGACAAGGTAAAACTGACAGGTAAAAAACTGCAAGACAAAATCTACTACACTCACTCCCTGTATCCAGGTGGTTTGAAAAAGACCACTGCAGGTGACATGCTGAACAAGAAGCCAGAGCGCATGTTCGAGCTGGCTGTAAAAGGCATGCTGCCTAAGAACAGCCTGGGACGTCAAATGTTCACCAAGCTGAAAGTATACGCTGGAACTGAGCATCCGCACGCAGCACAAAAACCAGAAGCTTGGCAAATTCGCGGTTAAGGTAAAGGGAGGAAATATACGTGGCACAAGTACAATACTACGGTACAGGTCGTCGTAAGCACTCCGTAGCACGCGTTCGCCTGGTTCCAGGTGAAGGTCGCATTGTGATCAACAAGCGTGAAATGGACACTTACTTTGGTTTGGAAACACTGAAATTGATCGTAAAACAACCACTCGTTCTGACTGAGACTCTCGGTCGTTACGATGTGCTTGTCAACGTAAACGGCGGCGGAACCACTGGTCAAGCTGGTGCAATCCGTCACGGCGTTGCTCGCGCTCTGCTGAAAGCAGATCCGGAACTGCGCGGCGCTCTGAAACGCGCTGGCTTCCTGACTCGCGACCCTCGTATGAAAGAGCGTAAAAAATACGGCTTGAAAGCAGCTCGTCGCGCACCTCAATTCTCCAAGCGCTAATTGCTGCATCGGAATACAGCCCCTTGTCTGTTCGCAGGCAGGGGGTTTTTCCTTTGTCCCATGGTCATATTTGTCCAGCTTTGTCCATAAGATGGATAAGAGAATGGGACAAAGGGGACGGTGCACGGTGACAAGAAAAGGGATAGGCTGGATATTGGCTTTCGCTTTATTGGTGCTGTTGTTCACCTACGAGACGCCTGATCGCTCCTCCTGGACTGCGTGGTCGCTTCCGCTGGCGGGGACAGTGATCGCCATTGATGCCGGACATGGCGGGAAGGACGGCGGCGCCACATCGGCTTCGGGTGACGTGGTAGAGAAAGACGTGACGCTGGCGATCAGCATGTATTTACGGGACTTTCTGCAACAGTCAGGCGCTTTTGTCATTATGACGAGGGAAGAGGACAAGGATTTGGCTTCGCCTGAGGCGGATGCCAAGCGCAAACGAAAGTCAGAGGATATACGCAATCGGGTCAAGCTGGTCAACGATAGTGCGCCGGACTTTCTCATCAGCATTCACGTCAACTCGATCCCGTCACAGAAATGGTCGGGGGCCCAAACATTTTACTCGCCGACATTCAAGAAGAGTGAAGAGATGGCATATCTCATCCAGGATGAGATCAAACGTGTCATCGGCAATACCAAGCGGGTGCCGAGCAAGACAAACAGCGTCTTTCTCATTCGCGAGGTAACGGCCCCTGCAGTCTTGGTGGAGGTCGGATTTGTGAGCAATACGGATGAGGCAAAAAGACTGCAGTCTGTCGATTACCAGAAAGCGATGGCCAATGCGATTTACCAGGGAATACTTCGCCAGTACGCCGGTGAAAAGGTACCAGTTACACCTTGAGCAGTCGGGTTTTGTGTCGGTCAGGAGCGAATGTGCTATAATGAACGCGCGAACATAAAAGCTCCAGGGCAATCATGGAAAAGATTATAGATGAGGTGAACAAGATGTTGACCAAAGAACGAGTTCTCGAAGCGCTGCGCGATGTAAAGGATCCCGAAATCAACCGCAGTCTGGTCGAACTGAATATGATTCGTGACATCCGGATCGAGGGAAGCACCGTGAGTCTGACGGTGGTCCTGACGATCACAGGCTGTCCGCTGAAAGCCAAGATTGAAGACGACGTCATCGCCGCCGTACGCGCACTGGGTGCCGAGGAAGTTCACCTGCAGTTCGGTGCCATGACGGACGAAGAGCGTGCGGCTCTCAGCGCTCAGCTCCGCGGAAACGGGGGGCAGACTCATAATATGGCACCCGGACAAGCACCTCTGCTCAACCCGATCCTGGACAAAGGCTCGAAGACCACCTTTATCGCGGTCACATCCGGAAAAGGCGGAGTAGGGAAGTCGACGGTGACCGTCAATCTGGCTGTCTCATTAGCGCGTATGGGTAAAAAGGTCGGGATCATCGATGCCGATATTTACGGCTTTAGCGTGCCGGATATGATGAACATCGAGCAACGTCCAACAGTCATCGGGGAGACGATTTTGCCTGTCGAGAAGATGAACGTGAAGGTTATGTCGATGGGCTTCTTCGTTGAGGACAATTCGCCGATTATTTGGCGCGGACCGATGCTGGGCAAGATGCTGCGCAATTTCTTCTCGGAAGTTCACTGGGGAGAAGATCTGGATTATCTGCTGCTGGACTTGCCTCCGGGAACAGGAGACATGGCGCTGGACGTTCATACGATGATTCCGCAAAGCTTGGAGATCGTCGTAACCACTCCTCATGCGACAGCAGCGTTTGTAGCGGCACGTGCCGGGGCAATGGCCAAGCGCACGGGTCACGAAATTCTCGGCGTCGTGGAGAACATGGCCTGGTATGAAGCCAAAGATGGTTCGAAGGAATACGTGTTTGGCCGTGGCGGCGGGGCCAAGCTTGCCGAGACGCTGGCCAGCGAGCTGTTGGCGCAGATCCCGCTCGGCCAGCCGGAAAATCATCCATCCGAGCCGGATTACACACCATCGATTTATCGCGAAAACTCGCCGATTGGACAAATCTATATGGACATGGCCAAACGCGTGGCTGAAAAATGCGAAGCGGCCATTCGGGAATAGGCAATGGGCAAAAAAGGTGGGCTCTCCAGAAAAGAGCTCACCTTTTTTGTATCCCACAGGCTGATTGCCTGCCACGGGCCGTGGGACGGAATCCGCAGCGCAATCCCTGGCAGTTTCCCAGACCGTATCGGCTGTTTTCTTAATGAGAGCTGCTGCCGCTGCCACCGCCGCCACCGCTCGCTCCTCCGGTTTTGCCTCCGCCCTTTTCCTTTCCTTTTTTCCCTTTCGTTTTCATTTCCTTTGGCTTGGTCATTTCTTCCTGGGCTTTGGTCATGAGCTTCATCATTTCTTCCTGGAACATCGGGCTTTGCAAGGACTCTTTCATGATTTGCATGGTTTGTTGACGGTACGCCGAGCTTTTCATGAGATCCAGCAAATTTTTCTCGAACTCGGGGTCCTTCATAAGGGTGACAAGGTCCTTTTGGTATTCCGGGTCTTTCATGAGATCTTTCATCAGATCCTTTTGTTCCGTTTTCATGGATTTCGCCAACGTGCTGGCGAATTTCGGATCTTTGAAGGCTTCTTTAATATGTGTGCTGTTCGGATTGGTTAAGCTTTGGATTAAGGTAGTCCGGACGGTCGAATCATCCACCATGATTTTTTGTTTAAAGCTTTCATCTTTCATCATTTTTTCCATTGATGACTTTGCTTCGTCCGTCTGCAAAATGTCCAGCACCATGTCTTTTACGCTTTTGTAATCAGGCTGAGACGAGCCTTGCGCTTGTCCGCCGCTTGAGCATGCAGTCACAACCAGACAGACGATCGAAATCAGTCCAATGGTCATTGACTTTTTTCTCATGGGGTGGACACCTCCTTCTTTACTCTGCCTATAAGTAACGTGCGCATTTTGTTTTGTTCTTACGCTAGTATTTTCTTGCAGGCATTGATACAATCATATTCGATGTGGATGGGAGGGAATGTTTGGTGAGTCTGCGTAAGTATGGCTGGCTATTTTTCACCACCCTGCTGCTTGGCGGCTTGGGCGGTGTCTTGGTCGCCTTCATTTTTGACCTGGCAAAATTGCTGGAGGGGAGCGCCGGCAACTTTTTTGTAGGTACGCTGATGTACATGCTGTACGGCATGACCATCAGTATCGTGGCCCAAATGGGTTTTTTTGCGTATATGACCATTAATTATTTCGCAAAAACGATTTTTAAATCTCCTTCTCTGTGGAAAAGCGTGCAAATGTTTTTAGTTATTTTCGCTTTTTTTGACATGATATATTTGCGCTACACGGCACTGGGAGAGGGCGGTTCGATCGGGCCGTATTTCATTGAACCGATGATTCTGCTGATCATTGCAGTGGTGACTGCCTTTGGAAAATCGCGGTTGACCAACAGCACTGCTTGGATTCCTACGCTGTTCTTCATGTTTGTCGTTACGGCACTCGAATGGATACCGGCACTCAAACAAAATGATGTTCATTCGACGTTGTCCATGCTGGTTCCATTATTGTTTTGCAACGTCTGGCAAGTCATGCAATTGCATCGTCTGGTAAAAAGAGAGAGCTGACCCAAAGAGGTCAGCTTTTTTGGTACAGGCTAATGGATCTCCTTGCTCTTTACGTCGGTTCCTGCAATCAGCTCGGACACGGTGACAAATTCGTAGCCTTGCTGGCGAAGTTTGTCGATGATGACTGGGAGGGCCAGATGGGTTTCCTTGCACGAGTCACTGGCGTGCATCAAAACGATATCACCAGGGTGGGCTTTGGATAGGACATTTTGGATGATCGTCTCGGGCCCCGGATTCATCCAGTCCTTGGAATCGGTATCCCACTGGATGACGGAGTAACCCATATCGCTGGCGATTTGCAGGACGCGTTTGTCGAAGTCGCCATTTGGCATGCGGATCAGATTGGGCTTTTTGCCGGTCATCTCGGTGAGAATGGTGTCTGCTTTGCCGATTTGGGAGCGGATTTCTTCGTCCGTGTATTTGCTGTAGTTATCGTGCTTGTGACCGTGAGAGCCGATTTCGAAGCCGTCCTCCTTGATCCGTTTGACGATGTCGGGATGACGTTGACTCCAGGGGGAAGAGAGAAAGATAGTGGCTTTCGTTACGTTTTTTTGCTTCAAAATATCCAAAATGGGAACGGTGCGCGTCTCCCCCCAGCTGATATCGAAAGTCAGAGCGATTTTTTTCTCCTTGGTGTCTACCTTGTAAATCGCTTGGGGCGCCTGATTGGAGCCAGAAAAGGCCGCGATTGAATCGCGTTCCGCGTATCCGATCCCCGCCGCCAATAGTATGGCAGTGACAATGATCAAAATTTGCTTCAAGCGTTGCGGGCTTATGACGTAGATCCGTCTCATGGAAAAGCACCTCCTTTGTCCGATAACAGTTTATGCTACTTAGACAAGGATATTCTTTGGCCTGTTGGCTATTGTTGAGGTACAATGCATATAGTGAAGTACCAGGCTGTAAAAGGAGCGTGCTCATGAAAAATCATTTGCGACGTTTATGGGTGGACAATAGAGGGTATTTTTTGGCCGCTTGTTTGCTGTTTCTGGGCGGCGGTTTGATTGGATATTTTCAGGCACCCGCTGTTGAGTCGATGGTCAACGAGCTCTTGGGTCAGTTGAAGGAAATTGCAAATCGGATTAACGAAAGCGGGGGCAGCGTCTTCGCGACATTTTGGACCATATTCTCCAACAACGTCGTGAGTGCGCTGATGATGATGGCACTCGGGCTGTTTTTTGCATTCTTTCCCATTATTGGATTGGTGGCAAACGGGATCCTGCTTGGATTCATCCTCACCAAAGCTACAGGGGTGAGCCCATGGATGATGCTTGGCGCCGGCATTTTGCCGCATGGCATCTTCGAATTGCCGGCAGTCCTGTTCGCTGCAGGGATTGGCATTCGTCTGGGCGTGCTAAGTTTTCGGTCGGTGGGGGTGCTGATTCAGCCCCACAAGGCCGATCGTTTGAAAAATGACTGGTACGATACCCTGAAGCAATTTCCAGCCGCTGTATTGACCGTAATTGCGCTGCTCTTCGTGGCAGCGATCGTAGAAAGCTCAATTACGCCGCTGATTCTCCACGGAATCATCGGAGATCAGATGAAGCTGAATCTGATGAAATAAAATATGTTGTAAGAAAAGCAAGCTAATTGAAGCCTTCCTAAACGGAGGGCTTTTGTTTTTGAATAGGGTTGAATTCCGTTGGAAAGGATAGAGGGAGATTCGTAAGGCGGAGGTCGATT
Proteins encoded:
- a CDS encoding energy-coupling factor transporter transmembrane component T, producing the protein MLQNIAIGQYVPGQSFIHRTDPRSKLLFIILFATLVFLANNTVTYAVLVAFTLLVGLLSRLSIGYILKSLKPVWILILLTVILQIFMTKGGTVYYQWGSFTIEEEGVRQAIFISLRLGLLVLISSLLTLTTSPIDLTEGLERLLGPFGRIGVPVHEIALMMSIAIRFIPTLMEETDKIIKAQTARGADFSSGNLVRRAKNLVPIAIPLFISAFRRAEELALAMEARGYRGGVGRTRLNKLVFSWRDGCVAAAGVLLMLVIGWWRS
- the rplM gene encoding 50S ribosomal protein L13, with protein sequence MRTTYMAKPLEVERKWYIVDAEGQTLGRLASEVASILRGKLKPEFTPHVDAGDFVIVINADKVKLTGKKLQDKIYYTHSLYPGGLKKTTAGDMLNKKPERMFELAVKGMLPKNSLGRQMFTKLKVYAGTEHPHAAQKPEAWQIRG
- a CDS encoding energy-coupling factor transporter ATPase, which codes for MQITFDQVSHIYGKGTPFERLALKEVSLTIPSGSFVGIIGQTGSGKSTLIQHLNGLLSPSSGRIVLGDVVITPTQRLPHARRRDIGLVFQYPEHQLFEETVAKDVSFGPLNFDLPAEMVESRTRESLEVVGLDYDTVKDRSPFQLSGGQMRRVAIAGVLAMQPKVLVLDEPTAGLDPAGRKAILEGIHRIHRQQGLTTLLVTHSMEEAARYADYLLVMSAGQVVLQGTPGEVFTQADLLKKLSLDVPETVAMVSQMNQCLPEDEQLPRSLYREEALIDHLLTRLSVLKEG
- the truA gene encoding tRNA pseudouridine(38-40) synthase TruA produces the protein MVAVLRRLKCVVAYDGTDFSGFQVQPDQVTVQGEIEAALQRITGEEIQIVGSGRTDAGVHARGQVIHFDTASSIPLEKWGLVLNNQLPDAIVVRSVEEAESTFHARFDVQIKEYRYCIDNNPVADVFRHRYADHVRFPLDVEAMQRAARHLVGEHDFTSFCSAKTYVEDKVRTVYDLKVEREGREVWVTCRGNGFLYNMVRIIVGTLVEVGQGKRLPDELVDILAARDRERAGKTAPAKGLTMWEVVY
- the cwlD gene encoding N-acetylmuramoyl-L-alanine amidase CwlD; protein product: MTRKGIGWILAFALLVLLFTYETPDRSSWTAWSLPLAGTVIAIDAGHGGKDGGATSASGDVVEKDVTLAISMYLRDFLQQSGAFVIMTREEDKDLASPEADAKRKRKSEDIRNRVKLVNDSAPDFLISIHVNSIPSQKWSGAQTFYSPTFKKSEEMAYLIQDEIKRVIGNTKRVPSKTNSVFLIREVTAPAVLVEVGFVSNTDEAKRLQSVDYQKAMANAIYQGILRQYAGEKVPVTP
- a CDS encoding P-loop NTPase encodes the protein MLTKERVLEALRDVKDPEINRSLVELNMIRDIRIEGSTVSLTVVLTITGCPLKAKIEDDVIAAVRALGAEEVHLQFGAMTDEERAALSAQLRGNGGQTHNMAPGQAPLLNPILDKGSKTTFIAVTSGKGGVGKSTVTVNLAVSLARMGKKVGIIDADIYGFSVPDMMNIEQRPTVIGETILPVEKMNVKVMSMGFFVEDNSPIIWRGPMLGKMLRNFFSEVHWGEDLDYLLLDLPPGTGDMALDVHTMIPQSLEIVVTTPHATAAFVAARAGAMAKRTGHEILGVVENMAWYEAKDGSKEYVFGRGGGAKLAETLASELLAQIPLGQPENHPSEPDYTPSIYRENSPIGQIYMDMAKRVAEKCEAAIRE
- the rpsI gene encoding 30S ribosomal protein S9, with protein sequence MAQVQYYGTGRRKHSVARVRLVPGEGRIVINKREMDTYFGLETLKLIVKQPLVLTETLGRYDVLVNVNGGGTTGQAGAIRHGVARALLKADPELRGALKRAGFLTRDPRMKERKKYGLKAARRAPQFSKR